One segment of Clostridium ljungdahlii DSM 13528 DNA contains the following:
- a CDS encoding sensor histidine kinase: MLNGIKERMIGSYLFIIIFTVVIIESFLIFSISRYYYKNMENMVSNQIKVSVDFYNSYLASSSLKKNISDNADIFWKNTSAEVQVIDVSGRMLMDSIGNFIPGKVKGEDIKDALNGELGISIKTDKKTSEKVLYVSKALKSNRKVEGVLRFVTSLSEVDMIIKKISFMLIFIGIAVIIMAGIISVFISNSITRPLREVTAMARKMASGRFNERIEKKRDDEIGELFDALNFMADEILKNEKLKNEFVASVSHELRTPLTSIKGWASTMRTGDFSDKEELQTGLEIIENESDRLTKMVEELLDFSKFISGKITLKKDYVDIKNTIEYIKKQFSLRAWRQNINFSVKVQDNMPLVLLDENRIKQVLNNLLDNAFKFTQEGGKVTLKAFVKDENLIMIVDDTGIGIPEDELPKVTEKFFKGKSDKCSNGIGLSICKEIVSLHGGKIEITSELVKGTEITLTIPVEDN; this comes from the coding sequence ATGTTAAATGGAATAAAGGAAAGAATGATAGGAAGCTATCTATTTATAATAATTTTTACTGTAGTGATAATTGAATCTTTTTTAATATTCTCCATTAGCAGATACTATTATAAAAATATGGAGAATATGGTTTCTAATCAGATAAAAGTTTCCGTAGATTTTTATAATAGCTATCTGGCTTCTTCCAGTTTAAAAAAAAATATAAGTGACAATGCAGATATATTTTGGAAAAATACTTCTGCAGAAGTTCAAGTAATAGATGTTTCAGGAAGAATGCTTATGGATTCTATAGGAAACTTTATACCTGGTAAAGTGAAGGGGGAAGACATAAAAGATGCTTTAAATGGAGAATTAGGCATTTCTATAAAAACAGATAAAAAAACTAGTGAAAAAGTGTTGTATGTATCTAAAGCTTTAAAATCTAATAGAAAAGTTGAAGGAGTACTTAGATTTGTTACTTCTCTTTCAGAAGTGGACATGATAATAAAAAAAATATCTTTTATGCTCATATTTATAGGAATTGCAGTAATAATAATGGCAGGAATTATAAGTGTGTTCATTTCAAATAGTATAACAAGACCCTTAAGAGAGGTCACAGCTATGGCAAGAAAAATGGCTAGTGGAAGATTTAATGAGAGAATTGAAAAAAAGAGAGACGATGAGATAGGGGAACTATTTGATGCACTAAATTTTATGGCAGATGAAATATTAAAAAATGAGAAGTTAAAAAATGAATTTGTAGCCTCCGTATCCCATGAACTCAGAACCCCACTTACATCTATAAAGGGATGGGCGTCTACTATGAGAACTGGAGATTTCAGTGATAAGGAAGAATTGCAAACTGGACTTGAGATAATAGAAAATGAAAGTGATAGGCTAACTAAAATGGTAGAAGAACTTTTAGATTTTTCTAAATTTATATCTGGTAAAATTACATTGAAAAAAGATTATGTAGATATAAAAAATACTATAGAATATATAAAAAAACAATTTTCTCTAAGGGCATGGCGACAAAATATAAACTTTTCTGTAAAAGTTCAGGATAACATGCCTTTGGTTTTACTGGATGAAAATAGAATTAAACAGGTGCTTAACAATTTGCTGGACAATGCTTTTAAATTTACACAAGAAGGGGGAAAGGTAACTTTAAAGGCTTTCGTGAAAGATGAAAACTTAATTATGATAGTAGATGATACTGGAATCGGGATACCTGAAGATGAACTTCCAAAAGTCACTGAGAAGTTTTTTAAAGGCAAAAGTGACAAGTGCAGCAATGGAATAGGACTATCAATATGCAAAGAAATAGTTTCACTTCATGGAGGAAAAATTGAGATAACAAGTGAACTGGTTAAGGGAACGGAAATAACTTTGACCATTCCGGTAGAAGACAACTAG
- the addB gene encoding helicase-exonuclease AddAB subunit AddB — MSIRFIYGRAGSGKSYYCLQSIKKRIEENENRNLILLVPEQFSFQAEKNLLKSVGQKGMLKAQVLSFKRAAERVFGEVGGGTRKHVNDSGKAILLYEIIERNKKKLKVFGKSTKKQGFVNMISDMITELKKYNTSIKLLQDSLDRIENINLKNKLEDIIIIYSEFQERLHKNYIDSEDILSLLYEKLDKSNFFNNAEVWIDEFYSFTPQEYKVLEKVIYKSYRTNITLCTDILSENSSLESMDLFLPTKITEKKLLEIAKNNNISYDKPISLKSNSYSRFKGNAELGHLERYIFSYPYKTYKRSNSSIRIFKALNKYTEVENSARDILKMCRDEGFRFRDISVVTGDLDGYENIIKAVFNQYNIPYFIDKKREIDDSPIIILIISAIEILSKNWSYEAVFRYLKTGLLNLEFDEIDMLENYVLANGIIGKKWTNPKPWNYRINYGNFDEEISEEETEYLKKINCIRDKVREPILKLSKDIKGKKTGQQMCEGLYNFLLNLEVPKKVETLIKEFRNTSKLDKANEYSQIWNIVVDILDQIAVVIGDESIGMELFSEVLANGFSQYEIGVIPASLDQVLVSSVTRLRSHDVRILYIVGVNDGIFPASISADGVFTDEDRDELRKRGMELAKDTRSRAFEEQLLVYGILTKADKYLTLSYSMSDEEGKSKRQSIVISIIKKLFPKVQEESNLKGILGDKAGIEAVNGPKDTFNELISNIRRSIEDNNSVDPLWINVYRWYKNDPSWSKKVETVLKGFSYNNYIEILDKSKVRRLYGSHLNISVSRLEKFSECPFAYFVQYGLKVEDRKMYNLSSPDLGSFMHDILKKFSIQLKEKKLTWNDIDRNWCEENVKVVVDSTLSGMPGSILNSSKKYKHITDNLKKILTRSVWLIAEHMKRGKFVPRAYELSFGDSGDIPPISIKLHSGEEVSLIGRVDRIDLLEQDSVVYLRIIDYKSGTKEFKLSDIYYGFQMQLLIYLDAILAELDEKFNKEGIPGGILYFKLDDPIIKTEGNISDSEIEKKILKSLRMNGLLLNDPEIIRQMDSEMERTSDIICASIKKDGNLSKTQSSLATREQFELLRKYVRSIIVDLSEKILEGDIEAAPYKNKSKTGCSYCIYSAICQFDTSIKGNEYKIIKDKKDEEVWKDIEGKVGK; from the coding sequence ATGAGCATAAGGTTTATATATGGAAGGGCAGGAAGTGGTAAAAGTTATTATTGCCTTCAGAGCATAAAAAAGAGAATAGAAGAAAATGAAAATAGAAATCTCATACTTTTGGTACCTGAACAATTTTCTTTTCAAGCAGAGAAAAATTTATTAAAATCAGTGGGACAAAAGGGGATGTTAAAAGCTCAGGTACTGAGTTTTAAGAGAGCTGCAGAAAGAGTGTTTGGTGAAGTAGGTGGTGGTACAAGAAAGCATGTAAATGATTCAGGAAAAGCTATACTTCTTTATGAAATAATAGAGAGGAATAAAAAGAAATTAAAAGTATTTGGGAAATCTACTAAAAAACAAGGCTTTGTAAATATGATTTCAGATATGATAACTGAATTAAAAAAGTATAACACATCAATTAAACTCTTACAAGATAGCCTAGATAGAATAGAAAATATAAATCTGAAAAACAAGTTAGAAGATATAATAATAATTTACTCGGAGTTTCAGGAGAGGCTTCATAAAAATTATATAGATTCTGAGGATATACTATCCCTGCTATATGAAAAACTTGATAAATCTAATTTTTTTAACAATGCGGAAGTATGGATTGATGAATTTTATAGTTTTACGCCCCAGGAATATAAAGTTCTGGAAAAAGTTATATATAAATCATACAGGACAAATATAACCTTATGTACAGATATTCTAAGTGAAAATTCTTCTCTTGAAAGTATGGACTTATTTTTACCTACAAAAATCACTGAAAAAAAACTTTTAGAAATAGCTAAAAATAATAATATATCCTATGACAAACCAATATCATTAAAATCTAATTCTTACAGTAGATTTAAAGGTAATGCAGAGCTTGGACACCTAGAACGGTATATATTTTCTTATCCTTACAAAACTTATAAAAGATCAAATTCGAGCATAAGGATATTTAAAGCCTTAAATAAATATACTGAAGTGGAAAATAGTGCTCGGGACATATTAAAAATGTGTAGGGATGAAGGTTTTAGATTTAGAGATATTTCAGTTGTGACAGGAGATTTAGATGGATATGAAAATATTATAAAAGCTGTGTTCAATCAATATAATATACCTTATTTTATAGATAAGAAAAGGGAAATTGATGATAGTCCTATTATAATTTTAATAATTTCAGCTATAGAAATACTTTCAAAAAATTGGTCCTATGAAGCTGTATTTAGATATTTAAAAACGGGACTTTTGAATTTAGAATTTGATGAGATAGATATGTTAGAAAATTATGTGCTTGCCAATGGAATAATAGGAAAAAAATGGACCAATCCAAAGCCGTGGAATTATAGAATAAACTATGGAAATTTTGATGAAGAAATATCTGAAGAAGAGACAGAATATTTAAAAAAGATAAACTGTATAAGGGATAAAGTTAGAGAACCTATTTTGAAGCTTTCAAAGGATATAAAAGGTAAGAAGACAGGACAACAGATGTGTGAAGGACTATATAATTTTTTGCTTAATTTAGAGGTGCCAAAAAAAGTGGAGACACTTATAAAGGAATTTAGAAATACTTCTAAATTAGATAAAGCAAATGAGTATAGCCAAATATGGAATATAGTGGTAGACATATTAGATCAAATAGCAGTTGTTATAGGAGATGAATCCATTGGAATGGAGCTATTTAGTGAAGTACTTGCAAATGGCTTTTCCCAATATGAAATAGGAGTAATACCTGCATCCTTAGACCAAGTTTTAGTTAGTAGTGTAACCAGGTTAAGAAGTCACGATGTAAGAATACTTTATATTGTTGGAGTTAACGATGGAATATTTCCAGCATCTATATCTGCAGATGGAGTATTTACGGATGAAGACAGGGATGAATTGAGGAAAAGAGGAATGGAACTTGCAAAAGATACTAGAAGCAGGGCTTTTGAAGAACAACTTTTAGTATATGGAATACTTACTAAAGCAGATAAATATTTAACATTAAGCTATTCAATGAGTGATGAAGAAGGAAAAAGTAAGAGACAATCTATTGTCATATCTATTATAAAAAAATTATTTCCTAAGGTTCAAGAAGAGAGTAATTTAAAAGGTATTTTGGGAGATAAAGCAGGAATAGAAGCTGTAAATGGACCTAAAGATACATTTAATGAATTGATTTCAAATATAAGAAGAAGCATAGAAGATAACAATTCTGTAGATCCACTTTGGATTAACGTATATAGATGGTATAAAAATGATCCTAGTTGGAGTAAGAAAGTTGAAACTGTTTTAAAAGGATTTTCCTATAACAATTACATTGAAATTTTAGATAAAAGTAAAGTTAGAAGACTTTATGGAAGCCATTTGAATATAAGTGTTTCAAGATTAGAGAAATTTTCAGAGTGCCCTTTTGCATATTTTGTACAGTATGGACTTAAAGTTGAAGATAGAAAAATGTATAATTTAAGTTCTCCGGATTTAGGAAGCTTTATGCATGATATACTTAAAAAGTTTTCCATACAGTTAAAAGAAAAAAAGTTAACCTGGAATGATATAGATAGGAATTGGTGTGAGGAAAATGTAAAAGTTGTAGTAGATAGTACTTTAAGTGGTATGCCAGGATCCATATTGAACAGTTCAAAGAAGTATAAACATATTACAGATAATTTAAAAAAAATACTTACAAGGTCAGTATGGCTTATAGCAGAACATATGAAAAGAGGTAAGTTTGTACCAAGGGCTTATGAACTTTCTTTTGGAGACTCCGGAGATATACCTCCTATTTCAATAAAACTTCACTCGGGAGAAGAAGTTAGTCTCATAGGTAGAGTGGATAGAATAGATTTATTAGAGCAGGATTCAGTTGTATATCTTAGAATAATAGACTACAAATCTGGTACAAAGGAATTTAAGCTGTCAGACATATATTATGGTTTTCAAATGCAGCTTTTAATATATTTGGATGCCATACTTGCGGAACTGGATGAAAAATTTAATAAAGAAGGTATACCGGGAGGAATATTATATTTTAAATTGGATGATCCCATAATAAAAACAGAAGGAAATATAAGTGACTCTGAGATAGAGAAGAAGATACTTAAGAGTCTTAGGATGAATGGATTGCTTTTAAATGATCCTGAGATAATAAGGCAAATGGATAGTGAAATGGAAAGAACTTCAGATATTATATGTGCTTCCATAAAGAAAGATGGCAACCTTTCAAAGACTCAATCGTCTCTAGCAACTAGGGAGCAATTTGAATTACTAAGGAAATATGTAAGAAGCATAATAGTAGACCTAAGTGAAAAGATACTAGAAGGGGATATAGAGGCAGCTCCATATAAAAATAAAAGCAAGACAGGATGTAGTTATTGTATTTATTCTGCTATTTGCCAATTTGATACATCTATAAAAGGAAATGAATATAAGATAATTAAAGATAAAAAGGATGAAGAAGTTTGGAAGGATATTGAAGGAAAAGTTGGAAAGTAA
- a CDS encoding formate dehydrogenase H subunit alpha, selenocysteine-containing, translating to MDKKVLTVCPYCGAGCNLYLHVKNGKIIKAEPANGRTNEGSLCLKGHFGWDFLNDPKILTSRIKHPMIRKNGELEEVSWDEAISFTASRLSQIKEKYGPDSIMGTGCARGSGNEANYIMQKFMRAVIGTNNVDHCARVUHAPSVAGLAYVLGNGAMSNGIHEIDDTDLLLIFGYNGAASHPIVAKRIVRAKQKGAKVIVVDPRITESGRIADLWLPIKNGTNMVLVNTFANILINKQFYNKQYVEDHTVGFEEYRSIVENYTPEYAEKVTGIPSEDIVEAMKMYSGAKNAMILYGMGVCQFAQAVDVVKGLASIALLTGNFGRPNVGIGPVRGQNNVQGACDMGALPNVYPGYQSVTDDAIREKFEKAWGVKLPNKVGYHLTQVPELTLKEDKIKAYYIMGEDPVQSDPDSNEMRETLDKMELVIVQDIFMNKTALHADVILPSTSWGEHEGVFSSADRGFQRFRKAVEPKGDVKPDWEIISKIACAMGYNMHYNNTEEIWNELINLCPNFKGATYKRLEELGGIQWPCPSENHPGTSYLYKGNKFNTPTGKANLFAAEWRPPVEQTDKDYPLVLSTVREVGHYSVRTMTGNCRALQQLADEPGYVQVNPMDAKAKGIIDGELMRISSRRGSVVARALITERANKGAVYMTYQWWVGACNELTSNNLDPVSKTPELKYCAVKIEAIKDQKEAEKFIKDQYDLLKKKMNV from the coding sequence ATGGATAAAAAAGTTTTAACTGTTTGTCCTTACTGTGGCGCTGGTTGTAATTTATACTTGCATGTAAAGAATGGCAAAATAATTAAAGCAGAGCCTGCTAATGGTAGGACAAATGAAGGATCACTGTGTTTAAAAGGACACTTTGGTTGGGATTTTTTAAACGATCCTAAAATATTGACATCTAGAATTAAACATCCGATGATAAGAAAAAACGGAGAGCTAGAAGAGGTAAGCTGGGATGAAGCTATTAGTTTTACGGCTTCAAGATTGTCACAAATAAAAGAGAAATATGGACCTGATTCCATAATGGGAACAGGATGTGCTAGGGGTTCTGGAAACGAAGCAAACTACATAATGCAAAAGTTTATGAGGGCGGTTATTGGAACCAATAACGTAGATCACTGTGCCAGAGTTTGACATGCTCCTTCTGTAGCCGGTCTGGCTTACGTTTTAGGAAATGGTGCTATGTCAAATGGTATACATGAAATAGATGATACAGATTTACTACTTATTTTTGGATATAATGGAGCAGCTTCGCATCCAATAGTTGCTAAGAGAATAGTTAGGGCAAAACAAAAGGGTGCAAAGGTAATAGTTGTAGATCCACGTATAACAGAGTCTGGTAGGATAGCAGATTTATGGCTCCCTATAAAAAATGGAACAAATATGGTTCTTGTAAATACTTTTGCCAACATACTTATAAATAAACAGTTTTATAACAAACAATATGTAGAAGATCATACTGTTGGTTTTGAAGAATATAGATCTATAGTTGAAAATTATACTCCTGAATATGCAGAAAAAGTTACTGGCATACCTTCAGAGGATATAGTAGAAGCTATGAAAATGTACTCAGGTGCTAAAAATGCCATGATATTATATGGTATGGGAGTATGTCAATTTGCTCAAGCTGTAGATGTAGTTAAGGGACTAGCTTCTATAGCATTATTAACTGGTAATTTTGGAAGACCTAATGTAGGTATAGGACCTGTAAGAGGCCAGAACAATGTTCAAGGTGCTTGTGATATGGGAGCACTTCCTAATGTATACCCAGGTTATCAAAGTGTAACTGACGATGCAATTAGGGAAAAATTTGAAAAAGCTTGGGGTGTTAAACTTCCAAACAAAGTTGGTTATCACCTGACACAAGTTCCTGAATTAACGCTTAAAGAGGATAAAATAAAGGCATATTATATAATGGGTGAAGATCCAGTTCAAAGTGATCCTGATTCTAATGAAATGAGAGAGACACTGGATAAAATGGAACTTGTAATAGTTCAGGATATATTTATGAATAAAACTGCACTCCATGCAGATGTAATTTTACCTTCCACGTCTTGGGGAGAACATGAAGGAGTCTTTAGTTCTGCAGATAGAGGATTCCAGAGATTTAGAAAAGCTGTAGAACCTAAGGGAGATGTTAAACCAGATTGGGAAATAATTTCAAAAATTGCCTGTGCTATGGGTTATAATATGCATTATAACAATACTGAGGAAATATGGAATGAACTTATAAATTTATGTCCAAATTTCAAAGGAGCAACTTATAAGAGACTCGAAGAATTAGGAGGAATCCAATGGCCTTGTCCATCTGAAAATCATCCTGGAACTTCTTATCTCTACAAAGGTAATAAATTTAATACACCTACTGGAAAAGCAAACTTATTTGCAGCAGAATGGAGACCTCCTGTAGAGCAGACAGATAAAGATTATCCACTTGTTCTTTCTACAGTTAGAGAAGTAGGACATTATTCTGTAAGAACAATGACAGGAAACTGTAGGGCACTTCAGCAGTTAGCCGATGAACCAGGATATGTACAAGTTAATCCAATGGATGCAAAGGCTAAGGGAATAATAGATGGTGAGCTTATGAGAATAAGTTCACGAAGAGGTTCTGTGGTTGCCCGTGCACTTATTACTGAAAGGGCAAATAAAGGAGCAGTCTATATGACCTATCAATGGTGGGTAGGCGCATGTAATGAACTTACATCTAATAATCTAGATCCAGTATCAAAAACTCCTGAATTAAAGTATTGTGCAGTAAAAATAGAAGCTATAAAAGATCAGAAAGAAGCTGAAAAGTTTATAAAAGATCAATATGATCTTTTAAAGAAAAAGATGAATGTTTAA
- the glp gene encoding gephyrin-like molybdotransferase Glp: MIDVHEAFNIVMNNTKLLKGEDISLINSLNRVLAEDISSKDNLPPFDKSCMDGYALKSEDTKEKMSKFRIKGSIKAGDFSDIVLKNGEAIKIMTGAPVPKGADAVIQIEKVKVEGKELHVLENVSPGTNIFKTGEEIKIGDVALRKGKILRPAEIGLLASLGYTKIKCYKAPKIIIINTGDELINIDQNLMQGKIRNCNEYTLIALIKNLNAEVKSYGIIRDDKDKIFNAIKTAFEEGDIIITTGGASVGDYDFIEDVLQKIGTDIKFTSVAIKPGKPVVFATFKDKLFFGLPGNPLSVINSFESFVAPSIKKMIGRDDAFPEEFPVTLKDDFKSGKERDCYMYVNIKKEDNRYYAYDVGRQDSNGLFTLTKSNGVVIMEKGTSIAKAGDILNGKFIFK, encoded by the coding sequence GTGATAGACGTACATGAAGCATTCAATATAGTAATGAATAACACAAAACTGCTTAAAGGTGAAGATATATCGTTGATAAATTCTCTTAACAGGGTATTGGCAGAGGATATAAGCTCAAAAGATAATCTTCCCCCATTTGACAAATCCTGTATGGATGGGTATGCTTTAAAAAGTGAAGATACTAAGGAAAAAATGTCAAAATTTCGAATTAAGGGAAGCATAAAGGCGGGAGATTTTTCTGATATAGTATTGAAAAATGGTGAAGCCATAAAAATAATGACAGGAGCTCCAGTACCAAAAGGTGCAGATGCAGTTATTCAAATAGAAAAAGTAAAAGTAGAAGGAAAAGAACTTCATGTATTAGAAAATGTATCTCCTGGAACCAACATATTTAAAACTGGTGAGGAGATAAAAATTGGTGATGTTGCTTTAAGAAAAGGAAAGATTTTGAGACCTGCAGAAATAGGGTTATTGGCATCACTAGGTTATACTAAAATAAAATGTTATAAAGCCCCTAAAATTATAATAATAAATACTGGGGATGAACTTATAAATATAGATCAAAACTTAATGCAAGGTAAAATAAGGAATTGTAATGAATATACATTAATTGCCCTTATTAAAAATTTAAATGCAGAAGTTAAATCATATGGGATAATAAGAGATGATAAGGATAAGATTTTTAATGCTATAAAAACTGCATTTGAAGAGGGAGATATAATCATAACTACTGGAGGAGCATCTGTAGGTGATTACGATTTTATAGAAGATGTTCTTCAGAAAATAGGAACAGATATAAAGTTTACTTCGGTAGCTATTAAACCAGGAAAACCAGTTGTTTTTGCAACTTTTAAAGATAAATTGTTCTTTGGACTTCCAGGAAATCCGCTTTCGGTAATAAATTCATTTGAAAGTTTTGTAGCACCATCTATTAAAAAAATGATTGGAAGAGATGATGCGTTTCCTGAAGAATTTCCTGTAACTTTAAAAGATGATTTTAAATCAGGAAAAGAAAGAGACTGCTATATGTATGTAAACATAAAAAAGGAAGATAACCGTTATTATGCCTATGATGTAGGAAGACAAGATTCCAATGGGCTTTTTACGCTTACTAAGTCAAATGGAGTCGTCATCATGGAAAAGGGAACTAGTATAGCAAAAGCTGGAGATATTTTAAATGGAAAATTTATATTCAAATAA
- the mobB gene encoding molybdopterin-guanine dinucleotide biosynthesis protein B encodes MENLYSNKRSVISIISSSSNSGKTTLIEGIIRILKSRGYKVGAIKNDAHKLQIDYPGKDSFRFTEAGADNVVIASDNTVAMIKKVSGPKSIEELLLLFQDVDIVIVEGFKGNEFPKIEVYRKNTSKCLLYKNSKYNFQNFVAIVTNENLITDIPVFDINDTKKIADFIENDFIGGNKNGENHGTSCSQI; translated from the coding sequence ATGGAAAATTTATATTCAAATAAGAGGTCAGTAATTTCTATTATTTCATCTAGTTCAAATTCGGGTAAGACTACCTTGATAGAAGGAATAATAAGAATTCTAAAAAGCAGAGGATATAAGGTTGGTGCAATAAAGAATGATGCTCATAAGTTACAGATAGATTACCCAGGAAAAGACAGCTTTAGATTTACAGAGGCAGGTGCGGACAATGTTGTTATTGCATCGGATAATACAGTGGCTATGATAAAAAAAGTAAGTGGACCCAAAAGTATAGAAGAACTACTGTTGCTTTTTCAAGATGTAGATATTGTAATAGTGGAAGGCTTCAAGGGTAACGAATTTCCTAAAATAGAAGTATACAGGAAAAATACAAGCAAATGTTTACTTTACAAAAATTCTAAATATAATTTTCAAAATTTTGTAGCTATTGTAACCAATGAAAACTTAATAACTGATATTCCTGTATTTGATATAAATGATACAAAAAAAATAGCTGATTTTATTGAGAACGACTTTATAGGAGGTAACAAAAATGGAGAAAACCATGGAACTTCATGTAGTCAAATATGA
- the fdhD gene encoding formate dehydrogenase accessory sulfurtransferase FdhD — MEKTMELHVVKYDKECKKTVEESTICEYPLNVFVNGEHLTVLLCTPEKLKELTIGFLTFRGVIKSLDEIKSLEIDEKSGASRVTLKNSQFNKELYSKQVLPITFNENEKSKFFSYIIDSMEISIINNDNVYIHVDKIYDLMMDNLGYSKTFKLTGGTHCAALCDEDKVISICEDVARHNAVDKLIGEAFIKNIYLKDKIIFVSSRVSFEMVYKIARLGVPIIISKSAPTSLSIEFAKALNVTLIGFVRGERMNVYTNPQRII, encoded by the coding sequence ATGGAGAAAACCATGGAACTTCATGTAGTCAAATATGACAAAGAATGTAAAAAGACAGTAGAGGAATCAACTATTTGTGAATATCCTTTAAATGTATTTGTAAATGGTGAACATTTGACAGTACTCTTATGTACGCCTGAAAAGCTTAAGGAATTAACAATAGGTTTCTTGACCTTTAGAGGTGTTATAAAATCTCTAGATGAAATAAAATCTCTAGAGATAGATGAAAAAAGTGGAGCGTCCAGGGTAACTTTGAAAAATAGCCAATTTAATAAAGAGTTGTATTCAAAGCAAGTGCTTCCTATAACATTTAATGAAAATGAGAAAAGTAAGTTCTTTTCGTATATTATTGATTCCATGGAAATTAGTATAATCAACAATGATAATGTTTACATTCATGTCGATAAAATCTATGATCTAATGATGGACAATCTTGGATATTCCAAGACGTTTAAACTCACTGGAGGAACACATTGTGCAGCTCTTTGTGATGAAGATAAAGTAATATCTATTTGTGAGGATGTGGCTAGACACAATGCTGTAGACAAGCTTATAGGTGAGGCATTTATAAAAAATATTTATTTAAAGGATAAAATAATATTTGTGAGCAGCAGAGTATCTTTTGAAATGGTATATAAAATTGCTAGGCTAGGGGTACCTATAATAATATCTAAATCTGCACCTACAAGTCTTTCTATAGAATTTGCAAAAGCTTTAAATGTTACATTAATTGGATTTGTAAGGGGAGAAAGAATGAATGTATATACAAATCCACAGAGAATAATATAG
- the nuoE gene encoding NADH-quinone oxidoreductase subunit NuoE: MLTKQQNEDLSGQDVIEKYPKEQRFTLAILQDIQRKYKYIPREALENLAKYLDTPVSRLYGMATFYKALSLTPKGENIITVCDGTACHVAGSMVVMDELEKAIGIKPGETTEDLKFSINTVNCIGCCAIAPVMMINDKYYGNLTPKLVEEILSEYRSESDE; the protein is encoded by the coding sequence ATGTTAACTAAACAGCAAAATGAAGACCTGTCTGGACAAGATGTAATTGAAAAATATCCTAAAGAGCAGAGATTTACTCTTGCTATACTACAGGATATACAGAGAAAGTACAAATATATACCAAGAGAAGCACTGGAGAATTTAGCTAAGTATTTGGACACGCCTGTAAGTAGACTGTATGGTATGGCTACTTTTTATAAGGCATTGAGCCTTACTCCAAAAGGGGAAAACATAATAACTGTATGTGATGGAACCGCTTGCCATGTTGCTGGTTCTATGGTTGTAATGGATGAACTTGAAAAGGCAATAGGAATTAAACCAGGTGAAACTACAGAGGATCTCAAATTTTCAATAAATACAGTTAACTGTATAGGATGCTGTGCAATAGCTCCTGTCATGATGATAAATGACAAATATTATGGAAATTTAACACCTAAACTGGTTGAAGAAATTCTTAGTGAGTATAGGAGTGAGAGTGATGAGTGA